A region of the Streptomyces sp. NBC_00442 genome:
ACCGGGCTCGGCCATCGCGCCGCCCCGGGCACCACCACCCTGGGCCCGGCGCCGCTGCCGCCCCGCATCTGACCCGAAGGCCCCCCACGACACGGCGTGGGCACACCACCCGGTCGAGGTAGTTGAAATCCGAACGGAATAGCTCTACGGTAAATCTCGTTGAAACTTAAACCGCTACGGCGCAAGGCCGCAGCGCGTATCGAAGGAGTACGCCATGGGTCTCTTCGGCCGTAGGACCAGCAGCACCGACACCCTCGAATCCGGCGCGCCCGCCACCGTCGAGGTGGACCCCGCGCTCGCCGCGCTGAGCGGCACGTACGCCGTGGACCCGGCGCACAGCAGCATCGGCTTCACCGTGCGCCACGCGATGGTCACCAACGTCCGCGGCTCCTTCACCGACCACGAGGGCACCCTGACCCTCGACGGCACCGACCCGGCCGCCTCCGCCGCCACCATCCACGTCAAGATCGCCAGCGTCGACACCGGCATGGCCGACCGCGACGCCCACCTGCGCAGCGGCGACTTCTTCGACGCCGAGCAGTTCCCGCTGATGAGCTTCCGCTCGACCGAGGCCAAGGCGCTCGGCGGCGACGCCTACCGGCTCATCGGCGACCTGACCATCAAGGACGTCA
Encoded here:
- a CDS encoding YceI family protein yields the protein MGLFGRRTSSTDTLESGAPATVEVDPALAALSGTYAVDPAHSSIGFTVRHAMVTNVRGSFTDHEGTLTLDGTDPAASAATIHVKIASVDTGMADRDAHLRSGDFFDAEQFPLMSFRSTEAKALGGDAYRLIGDLTIKDVTRPLTIDLEFQGSATDPYGNQRVGFEGSAEILRSDWGLTWNAALETGGVMVSDKVKLTFDISAIKSA